TTACAAAATATATCAAAATTAATCTAATCTAATAACCCAATTTTTTACAGTGTTACTTGAAATATCAAGATTATTGAACACTGGTCTGGATATGGAAACTTTGTCTATCTGCGTGAGACTTTGTGAACAAGGAATTAATCCTGAGGCCTTGTCCTCAGTGATTAAAGAGCTCCGCAGGGCATCAGAGACGCTGAAGGTATGCTATATATTAAGTGTTATTAAtttatgtacaagtatgggatctattaatcAAGAATTCCTGGGACCCGAGGATTTCCAGTTAAGGGAAAGTAAATAAAATCCCAGTGAATAAAATCACTTAATGTTGACTCCAGGCTGATGCACGGCTCTTGTAAGATGCAGTGCATCTGAGGGCCACCATATGGTTTCATTTTCACAGGGATCTCTTGTGCCGCCCAGTATAATAAACTTTTCAGCACAAGGGATCCCTGGGAGACAAAGGTGGCACTGCTAATGGAACTAAAAAGTAAACCATTTCATTCATCCACTAGtacatttccttcttcttttggAAAGGGAAGTGCACTAGTCCCCCAACAAAATCAAGGGACActctaaaactatttttttttattttttcaaaataagCATATATTGAAACTACTAGTATTACAGTATTGCACTGGAACCTCTTTATCTTTTGGGCCCCCTaagcagttgcagggtctgcttcctgtatGGTTACAACCTTGGCAGCATCCcctgaagaaaacatttttaaccaAATCAAAATATTTCTATGGCtcaaatatgaaaatatatatatattcactgtgCAAATCctgcttttataaatataattataataaatataataataaatgtaatattataaaaTCTACTTTTATCTTCAGGAGCTAAtaaattattagtaaatgtagaAATAGCTGTAGCCATGGTCGTatctaaaatgttgttttattgctATTTTAATACCGAGGTTGCACATGTATATCATTTTTCATActcctatatttattctgtaaccctCATTACATTATTGATAGACTTATTTGTTAATTATTGTAAGGTGctgtgcaataaaaaaataaatgctaataatagtGGGTGAAAATTGTCAAAAAACTGGTATTCATGCTTGTAACAGTGcatattgttttcttttcaggCTTCTGAAAGCACGGCAAGCTAGTGAAATCATGATGGGTTTTTCTACGACAAATTTATACAAGGGAAATGTTGCATATTGACAGTTTAATGGTGTATATTGTAAATATGTTTGATGTCTAAGTTATTGCTATCattttgcttttgatcctgagcaCACGGGTaatatttaaatgcaaactaactgaacagttatgtcccatgtggccccccccttTAGTTTCTGGTCTTTGGAATGTCAATTAATGTGTgcttattttgcacagtctatctttTACTCAGTTTTATTTTCAccctgaactgtttctttaaaagcaaaggcAAAGAGTTGTTTTACACACCAGGTGATCAGGATATTAAGACTAGAATACAGTCCGTATTACTATTAACATAATACTTGCCAATGTCCAGTGTTTGAAAGTTGCCAGCAATGGAGATAGGGAGCTAAAAATTAAGCAGCCTACATGCACGTTTCCTTGCAGAAGCCTATAGGCCGATTTATCAAAAGTCAagattgtggtttttttttgtgattcaAGAAAAACCATGAATGTATCTGAGAATTTATTTCAGATTTTCTGCCATATTGAAAATGATTGGAACAGTGTGATTTTCAttttctgtgcatttttttttaaatatgctggTGCtcgagaataaaaaaaatatatgctgtaaatgaaaaaaagatccttgtgttttattttccctGCAATTGTATTTTTCCTTGAACCCAAAAATGTAGATCAAGTATGTCAGCTTGTCTAACTACTGCATCTCTGTGGCAAAAATGGGacatccttaaaggaaaactatacccccagaatgattacTTAACCAAAAGATATATTACCAACtgtaatatatatcagtaaatattgcccttttacatcctttcccttaatccaccatttagtgatgggctgtgtgctccctcagagatcacatgaccagaaataatacagctttaactataacaggaagtagtgtggaagcaaaaggcagaactgtcattggctgatgtggcctagcagtatgtgtgccttggcttatttgtgtgcattgtgaatcctatgatccctggAGGTGACCCAGaattcctaaaatggcaattttctatttaggattacccagtagcacatacaactaaaaaagtatatttttataaaaatggtttatttagatgaaacagtgTTTTgcttatgagcttgtttatgcaatatatttttagagacacctacattgtttggggtgtGACAGTGGTTAGGAAACACAGCAGTCTTTCCTAAAAATGTAAGAGAGTGTACATTTAAGGTGTGTGGTGTGGACTGTAGGGGTATTTTTTGTGCAGACAGGGTTAATAATCCCCCTCAGTCGGCTAATTAAGAGGCAGCTGAGAGAGAAGCTGCCTGGAGAGGTAAAAAGGGGGCTGCTCAGTGTGAAGGAGTCACCGAGAGTGAGGGGtcactaaggctgatgtcagacaaggCGTAGTGCGaaccgaaaattccgccctacgcctcctacttgtgcctgcacccgaatgaatgagatatgctcgggtgcaggcacatgtatcagaaatacgcataaaaacgtgagagtttgaaagtcttgcgtttttgtGCGTATttcgcctacatgtgcctgcacccaagcatatcattcgggtgcaggcacatgtaggaggcttaGGGaggtattttcagcaatcgcttttccgcttgccgaaaatatccgtccTACGCCTCGTCTTTACAGAAACCAGTGTGCTGAAAAACAGATATTTGCAAATATTAatgcacaattacattttattacacaAGCTTGTGGCATGTGCAAAAGTTGGGTCACCCTAGTAAGTCAGTATTTAGTAACACCCCTTTAGGCACAGATTACAGCTTGAAAATGCCATTTGGATCCAGCTAAGGttaagaacccacggagtgagttacttgcccacaatagatctcagCTATAGCGAGTGAGTAACCGCTCAGAAaagtctttccactggcaacaatagaagttgccagtggaaagcacATTGCATCAACTTGGTAATCTAAAGTCGCACagtgtttcctcctgcaggcaactttgcgagACTTAGGAAAACAAAGTGATGCAAAGGTCTTTCCAGCGGTGGAGAGCCATTTCTAAGCATTTAATCGCCCACTATAGCAAATATCTATTGCGGGCAAGTTactcgctccgtgggttcttacctaAGAGTCTcccttcttatgggatttttgcCCACTTTTCCTTGCCAACCTCTTCTAATTCTGAGATTTTCTTGGGCCATCTTGCATGTTTAAGATTACCCACAAATTTTCAATAATATTTCAGCGGACTGTGTTAGGGCCATTCCAGGAtttcccttgagaaaggctttctgtgccAAAACactggggtaattctcatctatGGAAAGTGTATCAGCTTACCTGTGTGTCCTTTTTTTGcctgtgcacatttttgtggtatgtattacttCATAATATGTgtaattttctgttttttgtgattaaaattgGGTTGTTAAACccatattatataaaggataactattttttaatactaccactgtacCTGTGATTGTGTGCAAGCCCTTACTCTATTTAAATTTACTGTCTTTGGTACCCTATATAGGGGTACAATTTTTGGGTTTTTGTTGCACCAAATATCTATATTGTATTTTGTGACTGTGAAGTGAGTGCTctccatttatctatatttatcttaGGGCCATTCCAAAACCTTCAGGGTGCTTTCATGGTGGCTTTTAAGGTATATTTAGGATCAGTGTATTGTGGTACGAGCCATAACCTTTTCTGCTTCTCTGCTGTTGTCACGTTGGCATCTGGAATTTGcggattctttttttttcctctacaTGTTCAATGTTTATCTTTACTTTCAGCTGTATGTGAAGTTCTGTGACAAATTCTTAGAAAAGGACCAGGTATAAAATTAAttcttggggcagatttatcaaagtgggAAATTTGAGCTCACCACAAGTCCGTTCTccctactagatactgtaaataaTGACCTAGATAAATGAAAACCTTCAAAAAAGATCAATcaaaaatatagagaaataatGTGTATATTACATTGTGTGCTGTACTATTACATTCCACTAGATGGCAGACAAACATTGGCTATAATTAATGACAACAATTCAATTAATTTCAGcctgtttcatatttattattagtggACCTTTTCAGTAAATCTACCAAGCAATAAAAAGGCTTATTTGTAtgaattctaagcacttttgaaaGTAGAAGCTGTTAAGAATTTTTATGCTGAAATCATTACCTTTCAAAACACCTTTATTTTCAGTCTGGGTGACCCCCTGTGACTTTACTATTTGTAGAATATTATAGAGAAGTAAATCTTATGATTTAACTTTGTGTAATTTCCAGTTCGTAAAAT
This sequence is a window from Xenopus tropicalis strain Nigerian chromosome 2, UCB_Xtro_10.0, whole genome shotgun sequence. Protein-coding genes within it:
- the mzt1 gene encoding mitotic-spindle organizing protein 1 (The RefSeq protein has 1 substitution compared to this genomic sequence) — protein: MANASGSMSAVRETMDVLLEISRLLNTGLDMETLSICVRLCEQGINPEALSSVIKELRRASETLKASENTAS